One window of the Candidatus Tisiphia endosymbiont of Sialis lutaria genome contains the following:
- a CDS encoding TIGR02281 family clan AA aspartic protease, producing MLLCISTVITFLIRKLVDAQFPGFSWSSQKSISCFVMILIIISIVYNSFNQKGIKIVSIQLLIWGLIFLIIIIGYAFRFELNYTTQRVVSVLIPSYNWVNKQGELVISRSSDGHFYIDILVNGVKIKFMIDTGASDVALTTNDAKMLGFDLSKLHYTRIYSTANGTSTAAPVKLDSVVIDNRAFFRNIEAHIGTGGLDISLLGMSVLERFKSFRIDRDMLILSW from the coding sequence ATGCTTTTATGTATTAGTACGGTCATTACCTTCTTAATACGTAAATTGGTAGATGCACAATTTCCTGGATTCTCTTGGAGTAGCCAGAAAAGTATATCTTGCTTTGTAATGATTTTGATTATTATCAGTATCGTTTATAATTCCTTTAATCAAAAGGGGATAAAGATCGTCTCTATTCAGCTATTAATTTGGGGGCTAATTTTTTTGATCATAATTATTGGTTACGCTTTCAGATTTGAATTAAATTATACCACACAACGAGTCGTATCCGTACTAATACCATCATATAATTGGGTCAATAAACAAGGAGAATTAGTGATTAGCCGTAGTAGCGACGGACATTTTTACATTGACATATTGGTAAATGGAGTAAAAATTAAATTTATGATTGATACCGGAGCAAGTGATGTTGCCCTTACTACTAATGATGCTAAAATGCTAGGGTTTGACTTATCAAAACTACATTACACTAGAATTTACTCGACGGCTAATGGTACTAGTACAGCCGCCCCCGTGAAATTAGATAGTGTAGTAATTGATAACAGAGCTTTCTTTAGAAATATTGAAGCTCATATAGGTACTGGTGGTCTCGATATATCACTACTAGGTATGTCAGTATTAGAGCGTTTTAAAAGTTTCAGAATAGATCGAGATATGTTAATTTTAAGTTGGTGA
- the grxD gene encoding Grx4 family monothiol glutaredoxin, producing the protein MLENKNFDFIRNEIANNDVVLFMKGTSNFPQCNFSATVVSILKKLGIEFRDINVLTSLSLREDIKSFTDWPTIPQLYIKGEFIGGCDIVREMYENGDLVTLLKDKHII; encoded by the coding sequence ATGTTAGAGAATAAAAATTTTGATTTTATAAGAAATGAAATTGCTAATAACGATGTTGTGTTGTTTATGAAAGGCACTAGTAATTTTCCTCAATGTAATTTTTCTGCTACCGTTGTTTCTATCTTAAAAAAACTTGGTATAGAATTTCGTGATATTAATGTTTTGACCAGTCTTAGCTTACGTGAGGATATCAAATCCTTCACTGATTGGCCTACCATACCACAGCTTTATATAAAAGGAGAATTTATAGGTGGCTGTGATATAGTACGTGAAATGTATGAAAATGGTGATCTTGTTACATTATTAAAAGATAAACATATAATATAA
- a CDS encoding Hsp70 family protein, whose product MQIIEISEAGSSQHKENDKNIAVGIDFGTTNSLIALSNQQVVQIITNDQDLELIPSVIAFHGESFIVGNHDIIDNLRSIKRLFGKKLSDIQNNPTLFALVKDYIDLDSEILRLQFAGKLITVPEIAAQIFLYLRQQATERLNSEVKKAVITVPAHFNDAARGEVMLAAKIAGFEVLRLIAEPTAAAYAYGFNKESRGCYLVYDLGGGTFDVSILNMQTGVLQVIATGGDNILGGDDIDHLVMKYFCDKYKLVASNELIKLAKKVKETLSVQNKCSIIDNPTSIAPNLQTSLRGDTLVATKQSIKVTKNGLPRLGFAPPRNDTSLLRINANRVSYIYEEKMLELDIENFERLITPLVERTIAITKDTLEQAKTPDISGIILVGGSTRIPLISKSLRQTFNTIIFSDINPDKAVVWGAALQAENLTSANINSLLIDVVPLSLGIELNGGITEKIILRNSPIPISVTKEFTNYVDNQTSMKLHVVQGEREMVEDCRSLAKFELKLPLMKAGGVRIEVTFSIDADGILSVSALEKNSNISHNIEIKPSYGLNEIEITEILENAYQNAASDHNKKLLQETIINTKSLLYNIENAIREMPNLLAKNEMEKIDMAIKTLKEAIDSNDRDYIIECSKNFESITEHFLAERLNSTVEGLLKGKHINEIN is encoded by the coding sequence ATGCAAATAATAGAAATTAGTGAGGCTGGCTCTTCCCAGCATAAAGAAAATGATAAGAACATAGCCGTTGGCATTGATTTCGGTACAACAAACTCATTAATTGCTTTGTCAAATCAACAAGTGGTACAAATTATCACAAATGATCAAGATTTAGAACTTATCCCATCAGTGATAGCCTTCCATGGTGAAAGCTTTATTGTGGGTAATCATGATATAATCGATAATCTTCGCTCTATAAAAAGGCTCTTCGGTAAGAAACTATCCGATATACAAAATAACCCGACACTTTTTGCTTTAGTGAAAGATTATATTGACCTAGATAGTGAAATATTACGGCTGCAATTTGCTGGAAAATTGATTACTGTTCCGGAAATTGCCGCCCAAATCTTTCTCTATTTAAGGCAACAAGCTACTGAAAGATTAAACTCAGAAGTCAAAAAAGCGGTAATAACTGTACCGGCACATTTTAACGATGCTGCTAGAGGAGAAGTAATGCTGGCAGCAAAAATTGCTGGATTTGAGGTATTACGGTTAATTGCAGAACCAACAGCAGCAGCCTATGCGTATGGTTTCAATAAAGAAAGCAGAGGGTGTTATTTAGTATATGATTTAGGGGGAGGAACTTTTGATGTATCAATTCTCAATATGCAAACCGGCGTACTTCAGGTTATTGCCACTGGCGGAGATAATATTTTAGGCGGTGATGATATTGATCACTTAGTGATGAAGTATTTTTGTGATAAATATAAATTAGTAGCATCTAACGAATTAATAAAATTAGCAAAAAAAGTTAAAGAAACACTTAGTGTACAAAATAAATGTAGTATTATAGATAATCCGACTAGTATTGCTCCCAATTTACAAACGTCATTGCGAGGAGATACTTTAGTAGCGACGAAGCAATCCATAAAAGTAACCAAAAATGGATTGCCTCGTTTGGGCTTCGCCCCTCCTCGCAATGACACCAGTTTGTTACGGATAAATGCTAATCGGGTTAGCTATATATATGAAGAAAAGATGTTGGAGTTAGATATAGAAAATTTTGAGAGGTTAATAACACCATTAGTAGAACGTACCATAGCTATTACTAAAGATACGCTAGAACAGGCAAAGACCCCTGATATTTCAGGTATTATCCTGGTTGGTGGTTCAACTCGTATACCGTTAATTAGTAAGAGTTTAAGGCAAACATTTAATACTATTATTTTTTCAGATATTAACCCAGATAAGGCGGTAGTATGGGGTGCGGCTCTGCAAGCAGAGAACCTAACTTCTGCAAATATTAATTCCTTATTAATCGATGTAGTGCCTTTGTCACTTGGTATTGAACTAAATGGAGGAATTACTGAAAAAATTATTCTGCGTAATAGCCCTATACCGATATCGGTTACTAAGGAGTTTACCAATTATGTGGATAACCAAACTTCTATGAAGCTACATGTGGTACAGGGGGAGAGAGAAATGGTAGAGGATTGTCGGTCACTTGCAAAATTTGAACTAAAATTGCCACTAATGAAAGCAGGGGGAGTTAGGATAGAAGTAACATTTTCTATTGATGCAGATGGCATTTTGTCAGTGTCAGCTCTAGAAAAAAATAGTAATATCTCACATAACATTGAAATAAAACCAAGTTATGGTTTAAATGAAATTGAGATTACCGAGATTTTAGAAAATGCTTATCAAAATGCGGCTAGTGATCATAATAAGAAATTGTTACAAGAAACAATTATTAACACAAAATCTTTGCTTTATAATATAGAAAATGCTATTAGAGAGATGCCAAATCTTCTTGCAAAAAATGAAATGGAAAAAATTGATATGGCAATTAAAACTCTAAAAGAAGCAATAGACTCAAATGATCGTGATTACATTATAGAATGTAGCAAAAATTTTGAGAGTATAACAGAGCATTTTCTTGCCGAAAGATTAAATAGCACGGTGGAAGGCTTACTTAAAGGTAAGCATATTAATGAAATAAACTAA
- a CDS encoding phosphatase PAP2 family protein translates to MFELLYNFQGLNQEIFLWINGITNHFSIIAYILQIISYCFNITNFAIAYLIYCIYFYTQLKKIQDFNHRQSKFWAIYNKMVMIGIIYTIFGCIYALLKFSVNLPRPFCSLPINSFVTIANIELERCLSSFPSSHSGLALLVAYCIWSYITIRQKIIAILIVILVAISRITLAMHYPADIIYSFLITIIIIILGRIVFRIFANNLIKWLGGCLQ, encoded by the coding sequence ATGTTTGAACTTTTATATAATTTCCAAGGCCTTAATCAAGAAATATTCTTGTGGATCAATGGCATAACTAACCATTTTAGCATAATAGCTTATATTCTACAAATTATCTCTTATTGTTTTAATATTACCAACTTTGCTATCGCTTATTTGATATATTGTATATATTTTTACACTCAGCTAAAAAAGATTCAAGATTTTAATCATCGTCAGAGCAAATTTTGGGCTATATATAATAAAATGGTAATGATTGGTATAATTTATACGATATTCGGTTGTATTTATGCTCTACTTAAGTTTTCGGTTAATCTACCTAGACCATTTTGCTCATTGCCTATTAATAGTTTTGTAACAATTGCTAATATTGAACTTGAAAGATGTTTGTCTAGTTTTCCAAGCAGTCATTCTGGGTTAGCATTATTGGTTGCCTACTGTATTTGGTCATATATAACAATCAGACAAAAAATTATAGCCATTTTGATTGTTATTTTAGTGGCGATATCACGTATTACTCTTGCTATGCACTACCCAGCTGATATTATTTATAGTTTCCTTATCACCATAATAATTATCATACTTGGCAGAATAGTTTTTAGAATTTTTGCCAATAACTTAATAAAATGGCTAGGAGGCTGTCTGCAATAA
- a CDS encoding outer membrane protein, whose translation MKKLLLIAATSTALLTSATSFAATGGFYLKAEGGATRLNMLNFKDDKDKSIGKSKPVISGIFGVGAGYNAMDNVRIELTLDFLTNPEFKCSRTFKNPNDDKDTSVESQAKENVRSLLLSGYVDVYEFAGIGKIFAGAGVGMAQVQQKITSTTTYDGKVVKGEKDTSSYDMANNFAYQLTAGVSFNLADNMNLDLSYSWRDYGETGEIKKDKDDKSKDKDKTPKATIRSHNLMAGIRFDL comes from the coding sequence ATGAAAAAACTATTGTTAATTGCCGCTACCAGTACGGCTCTTTTGACTTCTGCTACATCATTTGCTGCAACAGGTGGGTTTTATCTTAAAGCTGAAGGTGGTGCAACTAGGTTGAATATGCTAAATTTTAAGGATGATAAAGACAAGAGTATTGGTAAGTCTAAACCCGTTATTTCTGGTATTTTTGGTGTTGGTGCTGGTTATAATGCGATGGATAATGTTAGAATAGAACTAACCCTTGACTTCCTAACCAATCCAGAATTTAAATGTTCTCGTACTTTTAAAAATCCAAACGACGATAAGGACACATCTGTAGAATCTCAAGCTAAAGAAAATGTAAGATCATTATTGCTTAGTGGTTATGTTGATGTGTATGAGTTTGCAGGTATTGGTAAAATCTTTGCCGGAGCTGGTGTTGGTATGGCTCAAGTGCAACAAAAGATTACTTCTACTACAACTTATGATGGAAAGGTTGTAAAAGGAGAAAAAGATACTTCATCCTATGATATGGCTAATAACTTTGCTTATCAACTAACTGCTGGTGTTTCTTTTAATTTGGCTGATAACATGAACCTAGATCTTAGCTATAGCTGGAGAGATTATGGAGAAACAGGCGAAATAAAAAAGGACAAAGATGATAAGAGCAAGGATAAGGACAAGACGCCTAAAGCCACCATTAGAAGTCATAACTTGATGGCTGGTATAAGATTTGATCTCTAA
- a CDS encoding amino acid ABC transporter ATP-binding protein, whose protein sequence is MIVVDKVSKKYSKIYAVKDVSLEFKKKETIAIIGSSGSGKSTLLRIINALEIPTTGQVFIDNKKLTQKNKRKLCLKIGMVFQSFNLFPHLNVQDNLIYAPVNILKMQQMTAISKAEKLLEQFGLKQKVTAFPINLSGGQKQRVAICRALMMDPEVMLFDEPTSALDPENIKDIIEIISLLKSQMTMIVVTHHIKFAKAIADRIIFMNHGQVLADQPAAEFFEKPKSHRARLFLENIGDLM, encoded by the coding sequence ATGATAGTAGTTGATAAGGTTTCAAAAAAATATAGTAAAATTTATGCTGTTAAAGATGTTAGTCTTGAGTTCAAAAAAAAGGAAACTATAGCGATTATAGGTTCTTCTGGTAGTGGTAAATCCACTTTATTACGAATTATTAATGCATTAGAAATACCTACTACTGGACAAGTGTTTATTGATAACAAAAAGTTAACTCAAAAGAATAAAAGGAAGCTTTGCCTTAAAATTGGTATGGTTTTCCAATCTTTTAATCTTTTCCCACACTTAAATGTTCAGGATAATTTAATATATGCTCCTGTTAATATTTTGAAAATGCAGCAGATGACTGCCATTTCTAAGGCGGAGAAATTATTAGAGCAATTTGGTTTAAAACAAAAAGTTACTGCTTTTCCTATCAATCTATCTGGAGGACAAAAACAGCGAGTAGCCATTTGTCGAGCCTTAATGATGGATCCAGAGGTAATGTTATTTGACGAGCCTACTTCAGCTTTAGACCCTGAAAATATTAAAGATATTATTGAAATTATCTCTTTATTAAAAAGTCAAATGACGATGATTGTTGTTACTCACCATATCAAATTTGCCAAAGCGATAGCGGATAGGATAATTTTTATGAATCACGGGCAAGTTCTAGCCGATCAGCCAGCCGCAGAATTTTTTGAAAAGCCAAAATCTCATAGAGCAAGATTATTTTTAGAGAATATAGGTGACTTAATGTGA
- the nth gene encoding endonuclease III, which yields MQAQIVDKIFEILSQNNSNPRTELEYVNNFTLLIAVVLSAQATDISVNKATRFLFKEYNTPEKILELGEEGLKNYIRSIGLFITKAKNIVALSRILIDKYDSKVPNNFDELIKLPGVGRKTANVVLNCLFGKSTMAVDTHVFRVSRRLGLASSDTPQKVEFELVEIIDAKWLQYAHHWLILLGRYICKARVPNCSVCPVKEYCEYYANNFLK from the coding sequence ATGCAAGCTCAAATAGTTGATAAAATCTTTGAAATTTTAAGCCAGAATAATTCTAATCCCCGAACAGAACTAGAATATGTTAATAATTTCACTCTATTAATAGCTGTGGTATTATCCGCACAAGCAACTGATATTTCGGTTAATAAAGCAACAAGATTTTTGTTTAAAGAATATAATACACCGGAAAAAATATTAGAACTCGGGGAAGAAGGATTAAAAAATTATATAAGATCAATAGGTTTATTTATAACCAAAGCAAAAAATATTGTTGCACTTTCTCGTATTTTGATAGATAAGTATGATAGCAAAGTGCCAAACAATTTTGATGAATTAATTAAATTACCTGGTGTTGGAAGAAAAACTGCCAATGTAGTATTGAATTGCTTATTTGGTAAATCAACTATGGCAGTTGATACACATGTATTCAGAGTTTCTAGAAGATTAGGGTTGGCAAGTAGTGATACCCCCCAAAAAGTGGAATTTGAATTAGTTGAAATTATTGATGCAAAATGGTTACAATATGCTCATCACTGGCTGATATTACTTGGTAGGTATATCTGTAAAGCACGAGTACCCAATTGTTCCGTTTGCCCAGTTAAAGAATATTGTGAATATTATGCTAACAATTTTCTGAAGTAA
- a CDS encoding RNHCP domain-containing protein: MVAKKFYRNKEDFICEMCGEFIQGNGYTNHCSICFYSKHVDINPGDRASGCNGLMQPISYKIDGKKGLVLTHKCLKCREYKNNKLADTDNVENLLNIFSYSQLRKS, translated from the coding sequence ATGGTAGCAAAAAAGTTTTATAGAAATAAGGAAGATTTTATTTGTGAGATGTGTGGTGAATTTATCCAAGGCAATGGTTATACTAATCATTGCTCAATATGTTTCTACAGTAAGCATGTAGATATTAATCCTGGCGATAGGGCATCTGGATGTAATGGGCTAATGCAACCAATTTCTTATAAAATAGATGGTAAAAAAGGTTTGGTCTTGACCCATAAATGCCTTAAATGTCGAGAATATAAAAATAATAAGCTTGCTGATACTGATAATGTGGAAAATTTGCTAAATATTTTTAGTTATAGCCAACTTAGGAAAAGTTGA
- a CDS encoding MBL fold metallo-hydrolase, with product MLEITVLGCGSSFGLPVVNCDCSTCTSTSSYNKRTRSSIYMDDGNSQILVDFGFDIKGQLLREKIKKVGSAILTHYHADHVNGIDDLRVFPFFQKRPLEIFTDNATALRTENYHQHLFAPDRLIARPVDFFAKFKINTIEVQFFRQHHGPIDSLGIRVDDFVYSSDVADFPTESKPFLRNIKVWILDCMAYESNDCHAGLDKILQWEYEYKPQQILLTNMNHFIDYHEISKILPSNIKPLYDGYKFIV from the coding sequence ATGCTAGAAATAACAGTACTAGGATGTGGATCATCGTTTGGTCTACCGGTAGTTAATTGTGATTGCAGTACATGCACCTCGACTTCAAGTTATAATAAAAGAACTAGATCGTCAATATATATGGATGATGGTAATAGTCAAATTCTTGTTGATTTTGGTTTCGACATTAAAGGACAATTACTACGAGAAAAGATTAAAAAAGTGGGCAGCGCTATATTAACCCATTATCATGCAGATCATGTTAACGGTATTGATGATCTACGTGTATTTCCATTCTTTCAGAAAAGACCTTTAGAAATTTTTACTGATAATGCTACAGCATTGAGAACTGAGAATTATCACCAACACTTGTTTGCTCCGGATAGACTGATTGCAAGACCGGTAGATTTTTTTGCAAAATTTAAAATTAACACTATAGAGGTACAATTTTTTAGACAGCATCATGGTCCTATAGATAGTTTAGGTATTAGAGTGGATGATTTTGTATATTCTAGTGATGTGGCAGATTTTCCGACAGAATCCAAACCATTCTTAAGAAATATCAAAGTGTGGATATTAGATTGTATGGCATACGAATCTAATGATTGCCATGCAGGATTAGATAAAATCCTACAGTGGGAATATGAATACAAACCGCAACAAATATTATTAACTAATATGAATCATTTTATTGATTATCACGAGATATCAAAAATATTGCCAAGCAATATAAAACCTCTATATGATGGTTACAAATTTATAGTTTAG
- a CDS encoding ferredoxin family 2Fe-2S iron-sulfur cluster binding protein, whose product MPKVIFVVDKDGTEKIVDAPIGLSILEIAHQNDIDLEGACEGSLACATCHVILDEEFYHKLKSPSEAEEDMLDLAFGLTHTSRLGCQIIVTEDIDGIRVRLPSATRNINL is encoded by the coding sequence ATGCCTAAAGTAATTTTTGTTGTAGATAAAGATGGGACAGAGAAAATAGTGGATGCCCCTATAGGATTGTCTATTTTGGAAATTGCTCATCAAAACGATATTGATCTTGAAGGTGCATGCGAAGGCTCTCTAGCATGTGCTACTTGCCATGTTATTTTAGATGAGGAATTTTATCACAAATTAAAAAGTCCTTCCGAGGCAGAAGAAGATATGCTTGACTTAGCATTTGGTCTTACTCATACTTCAAGACTTGGTTGTCAGATTATTGTTACTGAAGATATTGACGGTATAAGGGTTCGCTTACCATCTGCTACCCGTAATATTAATTTATAA
- a CDS encoding NUDIX hydrolase: protein MNLRENIKNYVSNFQEENEYKQRMLDFLDNCENPFSRETKEGHFTSSGFLLNSSKTKFLLMHHRKLGKWLQPGGHCDGNNDLLAVAIKEAQEESGILDIEPVSKQIYDIDVHFIPTIVNSGEFGARSDGATPISNRRAMSDDVPNFSSIDYNAKEQEHYHYDVRFLLKTVCNDCFVKNAESHDLRWLDFAGNHQELLLDDSVKRMIKKYIQIIS from the coding sequence ATGAACTTGCGTGAGAATATAAAAAATTATGTCAGCAATTTTCAAGAAGAAAATGAGTATAAACAAAGGATGTTAGACTTTTTAGATAATTGTGAAAATCCTTTTAGTAGAGAGACAAAAGAAGGGCATTTTACTAGTTCAGGATTTTTGCTTAATTCTAGTAAAACAAAATTCTTATTGATGCATCATCGTAAGTTGGGTAAATGGTTGCAGCCAGGAGGGCATTGTGATGGTAATAATGATCTTTTAGCTGTAGCAATTAAAGAGGCTCAAGAAGAATCTGGAATTTTAGATATTGAGCCAGTTTCTAAACAAATTTACGATATAGATGTTCATTTTATTCCTACTATAGTCAATTCAGGAGAATTTGGGGCTAGGAGCGATGGAGCGACGCCTATAAGTAATAGGCGAGCGATGAGCGACGACGTCCCCAACTTCTCATCAATTGACTATAATGCTAAAGAGCAGGAGCATTATCATTATGATGTGAGATTTTTATTAAAAACCGTTTGTAACGATTGTTTTGTAAAAAATGCCGAATCACATGATTTAAGATGGCTAGATTTTGCTGGCAATCACCAAGAACTCCTGCTGGATGATTCAGTAAAAAGGATGATCAAGAAATATATCCAAATAATAAGTTAA
- the hscB gene encoding Fe-S protein assembly co-chaperone HscB, producing MNNYFELLGIEKKYDIELSDLDRQYFAMQLKYHPDRTNSNTEKQKNLAISIELNKAYAMLKDDLARAEYLLLLNNIVLDDLKVRQGISKEQLNVVWSELEFVETTEDLTKLEHMLNNKILEKQQLTKSLTTAFQNQNMQDAVDSTIRFKYLKNLINNIQLKIKSCK from the coding sequence ATGAACAATTATTTTGAGTTATTAGGCATAGAAAAAAAATATGATATTGAATTGTCTGATCTGGATCGTCAATATTTCGCTATGCAGTTAAAATATCATCCGGATAGAACTAACTCTAACACCGAAAAGCAAAAAAATTTGGCTATCTCTATTGAGCTAAATAAAGCTTATGCAATGCTTAAAGACGATTTAGCACGAGCTGAGTATCTTCTCTTGTTAAACAATATAGTTTTGGATGACCTAAAGGTTAGGCAAGGTATTTCAAAGGAACAATTAAATGTTGTGTGGAGTGAATTAGAGTTTGTTGAAACTACTGAAGACTTAACAAAGTTAGAACATATGCTAAATAACAAGATTCTTGAAAAGCAACAACTTACTAAATCTTTAACTACTGCATTCCAAAATCAAAATATGCAAGATGCCGTTGATAGTACTATAAGATTTAAATATCTTAAAAACTTAATTAATAATATTCAGCTAAAAATCAAATCATGCAAATAA